One window of Polyangium spumosum genomic DNA carries:
- a CDS encoding DUF5916 domain-containing protein — protein sequence MSLLPAILAVTAQATTPHLTAARVSTPPVLDGRLDELTWKRAKGSDAFTQKLPTPGKQPRYRTLVRVVYDDEAVYVGVDCEQTDDAIIARLTRRDRQVEADAVTVTLDTRGDGRSALEFEINAAGVLADALRFNDTEISREWDEVWDARAARTAKGWSAEFKIPLRILRFRDLPSQSFGMQVRRRVSMLQEVDEWTFIPRDAGGEVSRYGKLDGFVGLRPKAALELRPFVVGALRYSESEAETRGKGVFPMGSAGLDLKWHPSQSLTLDATIFPDFGQVEADQVILNLSNFEQFFPERRPFFLEGADNLATPLQLVYTRRLGRAPGAPSLPDGESVVGRVAPATVYGAAKLSGELAEGLSAFELLGVTAPVLADVKRADGSFASRVAEPLAAFKVLRLRKDFGPRASIGFMATAKSRFETPAVYPTVDPAPGSRGRRVLCPQGQVVAQGARCFHDAYVAGVDGRWRSPGGEYVISGQAVASLVHDGPPRTMPDGTVVSSGDIGPAVQASVAKEGGKNWIFKASYAGHGRRVDYNDVGYMQRQNLHAFTGSVGFRTLDPWWATLETETFIDVVERDSLDWLTQDRMLLLGNYVRWANFWETFVSVHAKPSRYDDREVGDGTALERAPLFGGELWIATDKRKLVDGEAWVMVQGIETGLNVQGEGRVSVRILPQLDLELLPTFLFTRGEPRYVTTMGPGHVFGRLRAQSLGLTMRATYTFTPRLSLQAYAQAFLEAQAYSELTLAKARGAGQVARLAELSPFSEALDLDPDWEGGSFNANIVLRWEYRLGSTLFLVYTHAQGDGRAPFGRRARFDFSWLGPRPSEETLLAKLSYWWG from the coding sequence ATGTCCCTCCTCCCCGCGATCCTCGCGGTGACCGCCCAGGCCACCACGCCGCACCTCACCGCGGCGCGCGTCTCGACGCCGCCGGTCCTCGACGGCCGCCTCGACGAGCTCACCTGGAAGCGCGCCAAGGGCAGCGACGCCTTCACGCAGAAGCTCCCCACGCCCGGCAAACAGCCCCGGTATCGCACGCTCGTGCGGGTCGTGTACGACGACGAGGCCGTCTACGTCGGCGTCGACTGCGAGCAGACCGACGACGCGATCATTGCGCGCCTCACGCGGCGTGATCGCCAGGTCGAGGCCGACGCCGTCACGGTCACGCTCGACACGCGCGGCGACGGCAGGAGCGCGCTCGAGTTCGAGATCAACGCGGCCGGCGTCCTCGCCGACGCGCTCCGCTTCAACGACACCGAGATCTCGCGCGAGTGGGACGAGGTCTGGGACGCGCGCGCCGCGCGCACGGCGAAGGGGTGGTCGGCCGAGTTCAAGATCCCGCTCAGGATCTTGCGCTTCCGTGATCTGCCCTCGCAGAGCTTCGGCATGCAGGTCCGGCGCCGCGTCTCCATGCTCCAGGAGGTCGACGAGTGGACGTTCATCCCGCGTGACGCCGGCGGCGAGGTGTCGCGGTACGGCAAGCTCGACGGCTTCGTCGGCCTGAGGCCCAAGGCCGCGCTCGAGCTCCGCCCTTTCGTCGTCGGCGCCCTTCGTTACAGCGAGAGCGAGGCCGAGACGCGCGGCAAGGGCGTCTTCCCCATGGGCTCGGCGGGCCTCGATCTGAAGTGGCATCCTTCGCAGAGCCTCACCCTCGACGCCACGATCTTCCCGGACTTCGGCCAGGTCGAGGCCGATCAGGTCATCCTCAACCTGAGCAACTTCGAGCAGTTTTTTCCGGAACGCAGGCCGTTTTTCCTGGAGGGCGCCGACAACCTCGCGACGCCCCTCCAGCTCGTCTACACGCGCAGGCTCGGCCGCGCGCCCGGGGCGCCCTCGTTGCCCGATGGTGAGTCCGTCGTGGGGCGCGTCGCGCCGGCCACCGTGTACGGCGCGGCGAAGCTCTCGGGCGAGCTCGCCGAGGGGCTCTCGGCCTTCGAGCTGCTCGGCGTCACCGCGCCCGTCCTCGCCGACGTGAAGCGCGCGGATGGCAGCTTCGCGTCACGCGTCGCCGAGCCGCTCGCCGCGTTCAAGGTGCTCCGCCTCCGCAAGGACTTCGGCCCTCGCGCCTCGATCGGCTTCATGGCCACCGCGAAGAGCCGCTTCGAGACGCCGGCCGTGTATCCCACCGTCGATCCCGCGCCCGGCAGCCGCGGGAGGCGCGTGCTCTGTCCGCAGGGTCAGGTCGTCGCACAGGGCGCGCGTTGCTTCCACGACGCCTACGTCGCCGGCGTCGACGGTCGCTGGCGTTCGCCGGGGGGCGAGTACGTGATCAGCGGGCAGGCCGTCGCCTCGCTCGTGCACGACGGTCCGCCGCGCACCATGCCCGACGGCACCGTCGTCTCCTCCGGCGACATCGGCCCTGCGGTGCAGGCGAGCGTCGCGAAGGAGGGCGGCAAGAACTGGATCTTCAAGGCCAGCTACGCCGGGCACGGCCGCCGGGTCGACTACAACGACGTCGGCTACATGCAGCGGCAGAACCTCCACGCGTTCACGGGATCGGTCGGCTTCCGGACGCTCGATCCGTGGTGGGCCACGCTCGAGACCGAGACGTTCATCGACGTGGTCGAGCGCGACTCGCTCGACTGGCTCACGCAGGATCGGATGCTCCTGCTCGGCAACTACGTGCGCTGGGCGAACTTCTGGGAGACCTTCGTGAGTGTCCACGCCAAACCCTCGCGGTACGACGATCGCGAGGTCGGCGACGGCACGGCGCTCGAGCGCGCGCCGCTCTTCGGCGGGGAGCTCTGGATCGCCACGGACAAGCGCAAGCTCGTCGACGGCGAGGCGTGGGTGATGGTGCAGGGCATCGAGACGGGCCTCAACGTGCAGGGCGAGGGCCGCGTCTCCGTGCGTATCTTGCCGCAGCTCGATCTCGAGCTGCTCCCGACCTTCCTCTTCACGCGCGGCGAGCCGCGGTACGTCACGACGATGGGGCCGGGGCACGTCTTCGGCCGGCTGCGCGCGCAGAGCCTGGGGCTCACGATGCGCGCGACGTACACCTTCACCCCGCGGCTGTCGTTGCAGGCGTACGCGCAGGCCTTCCTCGAGGCGCAGGCGTACAGCGAGCTCACGCTCGCGAAGGCGCGCGGGGCAGGCCAGGTCGCTCGGCTCGCGGAGCTCTCGCCCTTCAGCGAGGCGCTCGATCTCGATCCGGACTGGGAGGGCGGATCGTTCAACGCGAACATCGTCTTGCGCTGGGAGTACCGGCTCGGCTCGACGTTGTTCCTCGTCTACACGCACGCGCAGGGCGACGGACGCGCGCCCTTCGGCCGGCGCGCGCGCTTCGACTTCAGTTGGCTCGGGCCACGCCCCTCCGAGGAGACGCTGCTCGCGAAGCTCTCGTACTGGTGGGGTTGA
- a CDS encoding NAD-dependent epimerase/dehydratase family protein, protein MSETNGGGEATRVAPRLTMRPPCRASVSVDGDSSREPSVESDRSHLPVLITGICGRLGRRLARHLHRERPVIGIDRRSFEGKPKDIVHHQLDLRRKKTQDVFRHERLAAVVHLGVMHDPRVDQAEHHSWNVVGLQRLLEYVAHYDVPKLVVLSSANVYGPRPDNPQFLTEDAPLLGGASFSEIRDLIEVDMLAQSFFWKRPRTETVILRPVHILGAVRNAPSNYLRLPVIPTLLGFDPMVQVIHQDDVVSAIARALAPGARGIYNVAGPPPLPLSRLVGMTGRSRVAIPHAIAQGVVRKLWQYRATSFPAPEIDHIRYVCMVDDTRARTDLGHAPAHDLAQTVSAIDDVF, encoded by the coding sequence ATGAGCGAGACGAACGGGGGAGGCGAGGCGACGCGCGTCGCGCCGCGGCTCACGATGCGGCCGCCGTGCAGGGCGAGCGTGAGCGTGGACGGTGACTCGTCGCGCGAGCCGAGCGTGGAGAGTGATCGTTCGCATTTGCCCGTGCTCATCACGGGCATCTGCGGGCGGCTCGGGCGGAGGCTCGCTCGGCACCTGCACCGAGAGAGGCCGGTGATCGGCATCGATCGACGATCGTTCGAGGGCAAACCCAAGGACATCGTCCATCACCAGCTCGACCTCCGGCGCAAGAAGACGCAGGACGTCTTCCGCCACGAGCGCCTCGCCGCCGTGGTGCACCTCGGCGTCATGCACGATCCCCGCGTGGATCAGGCCGAGCACCACAGCTGGAACGTCGTCGGCTTGCAGCGCCTCCTCGAGTACGTCGCGCACTACGACGTCCCCAAGCTCGTCGTGCTCTCGAGCGCCAACGTCTACGGCCCTCGCCCCGACAACCCCCAGTTCCTCACCGAGGACGCGCCGCTGCTCGGCGGCGCATCGTTCAGCGAGATCCGCGATCTCATCGAGGTCGACATGCTCGCGCAGTCGTTCTTCTGGAAGCGGCCGCGCACCGAGACGGTGATCCTGCGGCCGGTCCACATCCTCGGCGCCGTGCGCAACGCACCCTCGAACTACCTGCGTTTGCCCGTCATCCCCACGCTGCTCGGCTTCGATCCGATGGTGCAGGTCATCCATCAAGACGACGTCGTCAGCGCCATCGCCCGCGCGCTCGCGCCTGGCGCGCGTGGCATCTACAACGTCGCGGGCCCGCCGCCGCTGCCCTTGTCGCGCCTCGTCGGCATGACGGGGCGGTCCCGCGTCGCCATCCCGCATGCGATCGCGCAAGGCGTCGTCCGTAAGCTCTGGCAGTACCGGGCGACCTCGTTCCCCGCGCCCGAGATCGATCACATCCGCTACGTGTGCATGGTCGACGACACGCGCGCCCGGACCGACCTCGGCCACGCGCCCGCCCACGATCTCGCGCAGACCGTCTCTGCGATCGACGACGTCTTCTGA
- a CDS encoding lysophospholipid acyltransferase family protein, translating into MLDGATRTLGKLSTVATQSALPIARSLFDVAHDGIGELGIKLLGRDFEERLRRVPIPLGGGGVDPFGLDPQWAKYTIGVAAFFHRFYFRTIVSGIERVPPSRVLLVANHSGQIPMDGVIIAASMFLDAEPPRIVRSMVEKWSQTLPFVSTFFSRVGQVVGVPENARRLLELGEAILVFPEGIRGVTKPFAERYKLTDFGLGFMRLALETNTPIVPVAVIGAEEQYVSLGNLRRVAKALHLPSFPILPQLLVPGGVLPLPTRYRISFGEPMRFDGDPDDDDAIIEEKVLRVKATIQSMLHRGLKARRSIFW; encoded by the coding sequence ATGCTGGATGGAGCAACGCGCACCCTCGGCAAGCTCTCGACCGTCGCGACCCAAAGCGCCCTCCCGATCGCGCGCTCGCTCTTCGATGTCGCCCACGACGGAATCGGCGAGCTCGGGATCAAGCTGCTCGGCAGAGACTTCGAGGAGCGCCTTCGTCGTGTGCCCATCCCCTTGGGCGGCGGCGGCGTGGATCCCTTCGGGCTCGATCCCCAGTGGGCGAAGTACACGATCGGCGTGGCGGCGTTCTTCCACCGGTTCTACTTCCGCACGATCGTCAGCGGGATCGAGCGCGTGCCCCCTTCGCGTGTGCTGCTCGTCGCGAACCACTCCGGGCAGATCCCGATGGACGGCGTGATCATCGCGGCCTCGATGTTCCTCGACGCGGAGCCGCCGCGCATCGTGCGGAGCATGGTGGAAAAATGGTCGCAGACGTTGCCGTTCGTCTCGACGTTCTTCTCCCGTGTGGGGCAGGTCGTCGGCGTGCCCGAGAACGCGCGCCGGCTGCTCGAGCTCGGCGAGGCGATCCTCGTCTTCCCGGAGGGCATCCGCGGCGTCACGAAGCCCTTCGCCGAGCGCTACAAGCTCACGGACTTCGGGCTCGGCTTCATGCGCCTCGCGCTCGAGACGAACACGCCGATCGTGCCCGTGGCCGTCATCGGCGCCGAGGAGCAGTACGTCTCGCTCGGCAACCTCCGCCGCGTGGCGAAGGCGCTGCATCTGCCGAGCTTCCCGATCCTGCCGCAGCTCCTCGTGCCCGGCGGGGTTTTACCGTTGCCCACGCGTTACAGGATCTCGTTCGGCGAGCCCATGCGCTTCGACGGCGATCCCGACGACGACGACGCGATCATCGAAGAGAAGGTCCTCCGCGTGAAGGCGACCATCCAGTCGATGCTGCATCGGGGGCTGAAGGCGAGGAGATCGATCTTCTGGTGA
- a CDS encoding serine/threonine-protein kinase produces MGKAALRSLPGLVCPRCRDHHQAPAERTTPLAFCPRDGFALVAPLVLADADGDPFLGRTIAQRYVVVGRIGAGSMGAVYRARDITRGQDVAVKVFRGDRGRGARALSRLDREARVLSMLRSPHTVQVLDVGEVVHGGEDALLAPTVSRYLVMEMLEGEPLSVRLRREGRLSIAEATRLATDALTSLSEAHEKGIVHRDLKPDNVFIARLPGGAEAGKLLDFGLADLEPAGSERAESAPAATKGPVGTPRYMSPEQALGEVVDARSDLYAVGALLYQMLVGRPPFVERGAAQVMAKHVHEPPVPPCEAAPEAGIPRALSDLVVRALGKRPEDRPASARAFIAAIEESFARA; encoded by the coding sequence ATGGGAAAGGCCGCGCTCCGGTCACTCCCCGGGCTCGTCTGCCCGCGCTGCCGAGACCACCACCAAGCACCCGCCGAACGAACGACACCGCTCGCGTTTTGCCCGCGCGACGGGTTTGCCCTCGTCGCCCCGCTCGTCCTCGCCGACGCGGACGGGGATCCCTTCCTCGGGAGGACGATCGCGCAGCGGTACGTGGTCGTGGGTCGGATCGGCGCAGGCTCGATGGGGGCGGTGTATCGGGCGCGGGACATCACGCGGGGGCAGGACGTCGCGGTGAAGGTGTTTCGTGGCGATCGAGGGCGCGGCGCGCGGGCGCTCTCGCGGCTCGATCGGGAGGCGCGGGTCCTGTCGATGCTCCGGTCGCCGCACACGGTGCAGGTGCTCGACGTGGGCGAGGTCGTGCACGGAGGCGAGGACGCGCTGCTCGCGCCGACGGTGTCGCGGTACCTCGTGATGGAGATGCTCGAAGGGGAGCCGCTCAGCGTCCGGCTGCGGCGAGAGGGGCGGCTCTCGATCGCGGAGGCGACGCGGCTCGCGACGGACGCGCTCACGTCGCTGTCGGAGGCCCACGAGAAGGGGATCGTCCACCGGGACCTGAAGCCGGACAACGTGTTCATCGCGCGCCTGCCGGGAGGGGCCGAGGCTGGGAAGCTGCTCGATTTCGGGCTCGCGGACCTGGAGCCCGCGGGAAGCGAGCGAGCGGAGTCGGCTCCCGCGGCGACGAAGGGGCCGGTCGGTACGCCGCGGTACATGTCTCCCGAGCAGGCGTTGGGGGAGGTGGTTGACGCGCGCAGCGATCTTTATGCGGTGGGCGCGCTCCTCTACCAGATGCTCGTGGGCAGGCCGCCGTTCGTGGAGCGGGGCGCGGCGCAGGTGATGGCGAAGCACGTGCACGAGCCGCCGGTTCCGCCTTGCGAGGCCGCGCCCGAGGCGGGCATCCCACGCGCGCTCTCGGACCTCGTGGTGCGTGCGCTCGGCAAGCGTCCGGAGGATCGGCCGGCGAGCGCGCGGGCGTTCATCGCGGCGATCGAGGAGTCGTTCGCCCGCGCTTAG
- a CDS encoding DUF4190 domain-containing protein, producing MSEAISPRSALSRVARAEGPTELLPLSDPFLRGPRSTKKKPLSPLALTSILAPFLAGPLGSVAAIVFGWAARRELDGVRPERRGYVLATLGMGFGICLTVAWGAAIAFGVWTMEQRHEAELASITNVVASESVEASPEETAEAAEPTAKAVPILQKETSVRKEGSVTLVDVGVSVSSFSQELAKQRAAAAAAGETIVVMTTKGECPSCRSVSSSLVDPLMQTALAKVRLVRVDIDAFEEDLTGLKMPHDRVPGFFLLAPDLYPRDGIDGGEWDEDVPANMAPVLGAFVRGKYDMRRQNFEPSLNGGIKL from the coding sequence GTGAGCGAGGCCATTTCCCCGAGGTCCGCGCTTTCGCGCGTCGCCCGCGCCGAGGGCCCCACGGAGCTCCTTCCTCTCTCGGATCCCTTCCTGCGGGGGCCGAGGTCGACGAAGAAGAAGCCCCTCTCGCCGCTGGCCCTGACGTCGATCCTGGCGCCATTCTTGGCCGGACCGCTGGGCTCGGTCGCCGCGATCGTCTTCGGCTGGGCAGCGCGGAGGGAGCTCGACGGCGTACGCCCGGAGCGCCGCGGGTACGTCCTGGCGACGCTGGGAATGGGGTTCGGGATCTGCCTGACCGTGGCCTGGGGCGCGGCCATCGCATTCGGCGTGTGGACGATGGAGCAGCGCCACGAGGCGGAGCTCGCGTCCATCACGAACGTCGTGGCGTCGGAGAGCGTGGAGGCGTCGCCCGAAGAGACGGCCGAGGCCGCGGAGCCGACCGCGAAGGCCGTGCCGATCCTCCAGAAAGAGACGTCGGTCCGCAAGGAGGGGAGCGTCACGCTCGTGGACGTCGGCGTGTCGGTGTCGTCGTTCTCGCAGGAGCTCGCGAAGCAACGCGCGGCCGCGGCCGCGGCGGGCGAGACGATCGTCGTGATGACGACGAAGGGCGAGTGTCCGTCGTGCCGCAGCGTCTCGTCGTCGCTCGTGGATCCGCTGATGCAGACGGCGCTCGCGAAGGTGCGCCTCGTCCGCGTGGACATCGACGCGTTCGAGGAGGACCTCACGGGGCTGAAGATGCCGCACGATCGGGTGCCGGGCTTCTTCCTGCTCGCGCCGGACCTGTATCCGCGCGACGGGATCGACGGTGGAGAGTGGGACGAGGACGTGCCGGCGAACATGGCGCCGGTGCTCGGCGCGTTCGTGCGAGGGAAGTACGACATGCGGCGGCAGAACTTCGAGCCGAGCCTGAACGGCGGCATCAAGCTCTGA
- a CDS encoding response regulator, which produces MPRKKIVVVEDDPELRDLETFLLGAEGYDVVGVADGIDAAAIALRERADLVLLDLMLPGKDGNAVLEELGQKPETRHTPVIVVSAFLAQLRLTPQVRRVLSKPFDVSDLLESVAREVDRAREEVA; this is translated from the coding sequence GTGCCGAGGAAGAAGATCGTCGTCGTGGAGGACGACCCCGAGCTCCGGGATCTCGAGACCTTCCTGCTCGGCGCCGAGGGCTACGACGTCGTCGGCGTCGCCGATGGCATCGACGCCGCCGCGATCGCCCTGCGCGAGCGCGCGGACCTCGTGCTGCTCGACCTGATGCTGCCGGGCAAGGACGGCAACGCGGTCCTCGAAGAGCTCGGCCAGAAGCCGGAGACGCGCCATACGCCGGTGATCGTCGTCTCGGCGTTCCTCGCGCAGCTCCGCCTCACGCCGCAGGTCCGCCGTGTGCTCTCGAAGCCCTTCGACGTGAGTGATCTCCTCGAGTCCGTCGCGCGTGAGGTCGACCGCGCCCGCGAGGAGGTCGCCTGA
- a CDS encoding glycogen debranching N-terminal domain-containing protein: protein MNGPHDDDPARGGFRAFPEGLALPAPLPEPAPSGIVSLDAPPSARDIRDATLLKEGDLFLLTDAEGNVPRKNREGYGLYLGDTRFLSSYELAIQGLRPTILLSSDHAHFLGAQVLTNPNLVTPEGQVVHEQTIQIRRYRLVRPAEVSESLTFQNYNRFPVTLDVALHFEADFSDMFEVRGIVKGARKGDARAPEHGASVLRFRYDGADGLARRTEVRFDPSPDRLEACTASYRIELRPGGSICITIGVSVDASPLATTTNGPPPQRRTLTGYKQWLAGQVGVETSNSLFNAIFAKARSDLRVLLSGEPDAPFIAAGIPWYACLFGRDTIITALLYLWLSAEPARQALRLLNHHQGKRDDPTRDEEPGKVMHEYRRGELARLGVVPFSPYYGTVDATPLWIILLAEYYRTTGDLELVRELRPNLDAALLWMDRYGDRDGDGFLEYACRSDAGLVNQGWKDSTDAITHPDGTLAEAPIALVEVQAYAYASRRAAARVYRALGDAARAEAEELRAARLRDAIDAAFWMPSENAYAIALDGHKRQVATVASNAGHALWAGAVPHAHGELMARRLMEEDLFSGFGIRTLSTRAARYNPTGYHLGTVWPHDNALIALGFKRYRQEPLALELITALFEAAQHFPGYRMPELFCGFARSAFGVPVRYPVACSPQAWAAASWATLLASLLGLSPNAPGSELRIVRPTLPRWLHWVEVKRLSVGRGEVDLRYQRVEEHTAVDVAAMRGDVKVTFVDTWEEDGTYPSNPSNP, encoded by the coding sequence ATGAACGGACCTCACGACGACGACCCTGCGCGCGGCGGCTTCCGCGCGTTCCCCGAGGGCCTCGCGCTTCCCGCGCCACTGCCCGAACCCGCGCCTTCCGGCATCGTCTCGCTCGACGCGCCGCCCTCTGCGCGCGACATCCGCGACGCGACCCTCCTCAAGGAAGGCGACCTCTTCCTCCTCACCGACGCCGAGGGCAACGTCCCGCGCAAGAACCGCGAGGGCTACGGCCTCTACCTCGGCGACACGCGGTTCTTGAGCAGCTACGAGCTCGCCATCCAGGGGCTGCGCCCGACGATCCTGCTCTCCAGCGACCACGCGCATTTCCTCGGCGCGCAGGTGCTCACGAACCCGAACCTCGTCACGCCCGAGGGCCAGGTCGTCCACGAGCAGACCATCCAGATCCGCCGCTACCGCCTGGTTCGTCCCGCCGAGGTCAGCGAGTCGCTCACGTTCCAGAACTACAACCGCTTCCCCGTCACGCTCGACGTCGCGCTCCACTTCGAGGCCGACTTCTCCGACATGTTCGAGGTCCGCGGCATCGTGAAGGGCGCGCGCAAAGGCGACGCGCGCGCGCCCGAGCACGGCGCGAGCGTCCTCCGCTTCCGCTACGACGGCGCCGACGGCCTCGCGAGGCGCACCGAAGTCCGCTTCGATCCCAGCCCCGATCGCCTCGAAGCGTGCACCGCGAGTTATCGCATCGAGCTCCGCCCGGGCGGCTCCATCTGCATCACCATCGGCGTCAGCGTCGACGCCTCGCCCCTCGCGACCACGACGAACGGCCCCCCGCCGCAACGACGTACGCTCACCGGGTACAAGCAGTGGCTCGCCGGCCAGGTCGGCGTCGAGACTTCGAACAGCCTCTTCAACGCGATCTTCGCGAAGGCCCGGAGCGACCTCCGCGTGCTGCTCTCGGGTGAGCCCGACGCGCCCTTCATCGCCGCCGGCATCCCCTGGTATGCGTGCCTCTTCGGGCGCGACACCATCATCACGGCGCTGCTCTACCTGTGGCTCTCCGCCGAGCCTGCGCGCCAGGCGCTCCGCTTGCTCAACCACCACCAGGGCAAGCGCGACGATCCCACGCGCGACGAGGAGCCTGGCAAGGTCATGCACGAATACCGCCGCGGCGAGCTCGCGCGCCTCGGCGTCGTCCCCTTCTCGCCCTACTACGGCACCGTCGACGCCACGCCCCTCTGGATCATCCTCCTCGCCGAGTACTACCGCACGACCGGCGACCTCGAGCTCGTCCGCGAGCTCCGCCCGAACCTCGACGCCGCGCTCCTCTGGATGGATCGATATGGCGATCGCGACGGCGACGGCTTCCTCGAGTACGCGTGCCGCTCGGACGCGGGCCTCGTCAACCAGGGCTGGAAGGACTCCACCGACGCGATCACGCATCCTGACGGCACCCTCGCCGAAGCGCCGATCGCGCTCGTCGAGGTGCAGGCCTACGCCTACGCGAGCCGCCGCGCCGCGGCCCGCGTCTACCGCGCGCTCGGCGACGCCGCGCGGGCCGAGGCCGAGGAGCTCCGCGCCGCGAGGTTACGCGACGCCATCGACGCGGCCTTCTGGATGCCCTCCGAGAACGCCTACGCGATCGCGCTCGACGGACACAAGCGACAGGTCGCGACTGTCGCCTCCAACGCGGGCCATGCGCTCTGGGCGGGCGCCGTCCCGCACGCGCACGGCGAGCTCATGGCGCGCCGTCTCATGGAGGAAGACCTCTTCTCTGGCTTCGGCATCCGCACCCTCTCCACCCGCGCGGCTCGGTACAACCCCACGGGTTACCACCTCGGCACCGTCTGGCCTCACGACAACGCCCTCATCGCCCTCGGCTTCAAGCGTTACCGCCAGGAGCCGCTCGCCCTCGAGCTCATCACGGCGCTCTTCGAGGCGGCGCAGCATTTCCCCGGCTATCGCATGCCCGAGCTCTTCTGCGGCTTTGCGCGCAGCGCCTTCGGCGTCCCCGTCCGTTACCCTGTCGCGTGTAGCCCTCAGGCCTGGGCGGCGGCCTCGTGGGCCACGCTCCTCGCCTCCCTCCTCGGCCTCTCGCCCAACGCGCCTGGGAGCGAGCTGCGGATCGTCCGTCCCACCCTCCCGCGATGGCTGCACTGGGTCGAGGTCAAGCGCCTCTCGGTCGGCCGTGGGGAGGTCGACCTTCGCTACCAACGTGTGGAAGAGCATACTGCCGTGGACGTCGCGGCGATGCGGGGTGATGTGAAGGTGACCTTCGTGGACACCTGGGAAGAGGACGGGACGTACCCGAGCAACCCATCGAATCCATGA
- a CDS encoding PhnD/SsuA/transferrin family substrate-binding protein — MRTTVFRSLLATAVIASASGFLCADAAAEAPIGVLVLREHGVGSAAQAQPYVDKFVSVAARQNGWSGAKGEYHTSRGNAEAFISAQKPHYGILSLGAFLGLKGKHNLEIIGQVAVNRAGGQQYHLISKSASDLAGCKGKTLASDHADDAKFINKVVSKGAFKLDDFTMVTTTRPIQTIKKVVKGDAVCALVDDAQLAEAGKIDAGLKSVWSSDKLPPMVVVAFPSAPAAERKAFQANLGKICEGEGKATCGEVGILALKSASSSDYAGVVSAYDK; from the coding sequence GTGCGAACGACTGTCTTTCGCTCCCTGCTCGCCACCGCCGTGATCGCTTCCGCCTCTGGTTTCTTGTGCGCGGACGCGGCCGCGGAGGCGCCGATCGGGGTCCTCGTGCTCCGCGAGCACGGGGTGGGGAGCGCGGCGCAAGCTCAGCCTTATGTCGACAAGTTCGTGTCCGTCGCGGCCAGGCAGAACGGCTGGAGCGGCGCGAAGGGCGAGTATCACACGAGCCGCGGCAACGCCGAGGCCTTCATCTCCGCCCAGAAACCTCACTACGGCATCCTCTCGCTCGGCGCCTTCCTCGGCCTCAAGGGCAAACACAACCTCGAGATCATCGGCCAGGTCGCGGTGAACCGCGCGGGCGGCCAGCAGTACCACCTCATCAGCAAGAGCGCCTCGGACCTCGCCGGTTGCAAGGGCAAGACGCTCGCGAGTGACCACGCCGACGACGCCAAGTTCATCAACAAGGTCGTCTCGAAGGGCGCCTTCAAGCTCGACGATTTCACGATGGTCACGACGACCCGCCCGATCCAGACGATCAAGAAGGTCGTGAAGGGCGACGCCGTCTGCGCGCTCGTCGACGACGCCCAGCTCGCCGAGGCCGGCAAGATCGACGCGGGGCTCAAGTCCGTCTGGTCGAGCGACAAGCTCCCGCCCATGGTCGTCGTCGCGTTCCCCTCGGCGCCCGCCGCCGAGCGCAAGGCGTTCCAGGCAAACCTCGGCAAGATCTGCGAGGGCGAGGGCAAAGCGACGTGCGGCGAGGTGGGCATCCTCGCTCTCAAGTCCGCGAGCTCGTCCGACTACGCGGGCGTCGTCTCCGCGTACGACAAGTAG